A genomic stretch from Pseudoliparis swirei isolate HS2019 ecotype Mariana Trench chromosome 18, NWPU_hadal_v1, whole genome shotgun sequence includes:
- the terf2ip gene encoding telomeric repeat-binding factor 2-interacting protein 1 isoform X2, whose product MLTMQSNKQDVATPNVNPVLFMTVDGEPMSFFLPPGPVKSKLQPLITAGAGVLNNVQQPGAILLIPPEERGIIPENRAHWYVSTQYILDCIEKDEQLDLEDYRLQPEVVLRQSPRPNNNKQISTVNYGGRVAYTTEEDAAILTYVSKHKTETKGTRLWKIMEEERVTTHSWQSMKYHYQVPLAKRYPEVVEVATTEENTDAAESETKVEENQETDVNKKSSADDSLSPQTHSTETDLEQIGAQSTPSESRETEVVETQASIPPQEEVQHVDPQTDKQPAESTEVEPVEAETCSSPQPEGSCLDAQTDAQPVSAESAESETKEPQTIIVSVSSVPEDSPSAEPEFLPDTSPQKKPKEKQNASPKPEQRQRQLTRRQLLVDASSSPEPSDLQTDTTDDQPPSKRARGTSVAESPAAIPETAQAADTESNSVPKKGAKKKEKRKLGILEMATKEFEDGSESEEDGSLDLQKLTETATVPPTSTEPPPPTPDTAADVVSTPANPEHGPRPQENMQVAEASSSTSLPKTGCPEPAANGAVNADSKAHLFIFDSESQEDSQSIIGDNPVALSKPQSTVNKDATLSLTQVQLEEDKQEIKALMNQTNQDLVSVTKALLRTSGDFSAAREQLLNPSSVSGPVWNRCDDGLLFSTDPVVRQQLQEKYSEEDVAKRIVFFEVER is encoded by the exons ATGTTGACCATGCAGTCCAACAAGCAGGATGTGGCGACACCGAACGTCAACCCAGTTCTGTTCATGACTGTGGACGGTGAGCCCATGTCTTTCTTCCTGCCACCGGGTCCTGTGAAAAGCAAGCTCCAGCCCCTCATCACAGCTGGGGCAGGGGTGTTGAACAATGTGCAGCAGCCAGGAGCCATCCTGCTTATACCCCCAGAGGAAAGAGGCATTATTCCTGAAAATAGGGCTCACTG GTACGTGTCCACCCAGTACATCCTTGACTGTATTGAGAAGGATGAACAGCTGGACTTAGAGGACTATAGGTTACAACCTGAAGTGGTCCTGAGACAGTCTCCTCGaccaaacaataacaaacaaatcTCAACTGTAAACTATGGAG GAAGGGTTGCCTACACCACTGAAGAGGATGCTGCCATTTTGACTTATGTCAGCAAGCACAAAACAGAGACTAAGGGAACCCGGCTTTGGAAAATTATGGAGGAGGAGCGCGTGACCACGCACAGCTGGCAGTCAATGAAATACCATTATCAAGTGCCACTGGCAAAGAGATATCCAGAGGTTGTGGAGGTGGCAACAACAGAGGAAAACACAGACGCAGCCGAGAGCGAGACCAAG GTAGAAGAAAATCAAGAGACAGATGTTAACAAAAAGTCCAGTGCAGACGACTCTCTTTCTCCTCAGACACATTCAACCGAAACGGACCTAGAACAG ATAGGTGCCCAGTCCACTCCATCTGAAAGCAGAGAAACAGAAGTTGTCGAAACTCAAGCATCCATCCCTCCCCAAGAGGAAGTGCAACATGTGGACCCACAGACAGATAAACAACCAGCTGAAAGCACAGAGGTAGAGCCTGTAGAAGCTGAAACATGTAGCTCCCCCCAACCAGAGGGTTCTTGCTTGGACGCACAGACAGATGCCCAACCCGTTTCAGCTGAGAGTGCAGAATCGGAAACGAAAGAACCACAAACAATCATTGTCAGTGTGTCAAGTGTGCCAGAGGATTCTCCTTCAGCTGAGCCCGAGTTTCTGCCTGACACCTCCCCTCAGAAAAAGCCCAAAGAGAAGCAGAACGCCTCCCCCAAGCCGGAGCAACGACAGCGTCAATTAACGCGGAGGCAGCTTCTGGTCGACGCGTCTTCATCGCCTGAACC GTCCGATCTTCAGACGGACACAACAGACGACCAGCCGCCTTCTAAGAGAGCCAGAGGGACGAGTGTGGCAGAAAGTCCGGCTGCCATCCCTGAAACCGCACAAGCAG CCGATACAGAGTCTAATTCAGTGCCAAAGAAAGGagcgaagaagaaagaaaagagaaagttgGGGATTCTAGAAATGGCTACAAAGGAGTTTGAAGATGGAAGTGAG TCTGAAGAAGATGGAAGTCTAGATCTCCAGAAGCTGACTGAAACGGCCACGGTGCCCCCCACATCAACCGAGCCTCCACCCCCAACCCCAGACACAGCTGCAGATGTTGTTTCCACGCCGGCCAACCCTGAACATGGACCCCGCCCCCAGGAGAACATGCAGGTGGCCGAGGCCTCCTCCAGCACGTCCCTGCCTAAGACAGGCTGTCCTGAACCTGCGGCCAATGGGGCCGTCAATGCAGACTCCAAGGCCCACCTCTTCATATTTGACAGTGAATCTCAGGAGGACTCTCAGTCCATTATTGGTGATAATCCAGTAGCTTTGTCCAAACCACAGTCAACCGTCAACAAAGACGCAACACTTTCACTGACTCAGGTCCAGTTGGAAGAGGACAAGCAGGAAATCAAAGCGCTGATGAACCAGACGAACCAG GATTTAGTCAGTGTGACCAAAGCCCTGTTGAGGACCAGCGGAGACTTCTCTGCTGCTCGGGAGCAGCTTTTGAATCCCTCCTCCGTTTCAGGACCAGTTTGGAATCGCTGTGACGATGGTCTTTTGTTCTCGACTGATCCCGTCGTCCGACAGCAGCTACAAGAGAAATACAGCGAGGAGGACGTGGCTAAAAGAATCGTGTTCTTTGAGGTAGAGAGATGA
- the terf2ip gene encoding telomeric repeat-binding factor 2-interacting protein 1 isoform X1, translating into MLTMQSNKQDVATPNVNPVLFMTVDGEPMSFFLPPGPVKSKLQPLITAGAGVLNNVQQPGAILLIPPEERGIIPENRAHWYVSTQYILDCIEKDEQLDLEDYRLQPEVVLRQSPRPNNNKQISTVNYGGRVAYTTEEDAAILTYVSKHKTETKGTRLWKIMEEERVTTHSWQSMKYHYQVPLAKRYPEVVEVATTEENTDAAESETKVEENQETDVNKKSSADDSLSPQTHSTETDLEQIGAQSTPSESRETEVVETQASIPPQEEVQHVDPQTDKQPAESTEVEPVEAETCSSPQPEGSCLDAQTDAQPVSAESAESETKEPQTIIVSVSSVPEDSPSAEPEFLPDTSPQKKPKEKQNASPKPEQRQRQLTRRQLLVDASSSPEPYGKKLRSSKTSPRRLSLSPQPSKKTKSANRSDLQTDTTDDQPPSKRARGTSVAESPAAIPETAQAADTESNSVPKKGAKKKEKRKLGILEMATKEFEDGSESEEDGSLDLQKLTETATVPPTSTEPPPPTPDTAADVVSTPANPEHGPRPQENMQVAEASSSTSLPKTGCPEPAANGAVNADSKAHLFIFDSESQEDSQSIIGDNPVALSKPQSTVNKDATLSLTQVQLEEDKQEIKALMNQTNQDLVSVTKALLRTSGDFSAAREQLLNPSSVSGPVWNRCDDGLLFSTDPVVRQQLQEKYSEEDVAKRIVFFEVER; encoded by the exons ATGTTGACCATGCAGTCCAACAAGCAGGATGTGGCGACACCGAACGTCAACCCAGTTCTGTTCATGACTGTGGACGGTGAGCCCATGTCTTTCTTCCTGCCACCGGGTCCTGTGAAAAGCAAGCTCCAGCCCCTCATCACAGCTGGGGCAGGGGTGTTGAACAATGTGCAGCAGCCAGGAGCCATCCTGCTTATACCCCCAGAGGAAAGAGGCATTATTCCTGAAAATAGGGCTCACTG GTACGTGTCCACCCAGTACATCCTTGACTGTATTGAGAAGGATGAACAGCTGGACTTAGAGGACTATAGGTTACAACCTGAAGTGGTCCTGAGACAGTCTCCTCGaccaaacaataacaaacaaatcTCAACTGTAAACTATGGAG GAAGGGTTGCCTACACCACTGAAGAGGATGCTGCCATTTTGACTTATGTCAGCAAGCACAAAACAGAGACTAAGGGAACCCGGCTTTGGAAAATTATGGAGGAGGAGCGCGTGACCACGCACAGCTGGCAGTCAATGAAATACCATTATCAAGTGCCACTGGCAAAGAGATATCCAGAGGTTGTGGAGGTGGCAACAACAGAGGAAAACACAGACGCAGCCGAGAGCGAGACCAAG GTAGAAGAAAATCAAGAGACAGATGTTAACAAAAAGTCCAGTGCAGACGACTCTCTTTCTCCTCAGACACATTCAACCGAAACGGACCTAGAACAG ATAGGTGCCCAGTCCACTCCATCTGAAAGCAGAGAAACAGAAGTTGTCGAAACTCAAGCATCCATCCCTCCCCAAGAGGAAGTGCAACATGTGGACCCACAGACAGATAAACAACCAGCTGAAAGCACAGAGGTAGAGCCTGTAGAAGCTGAAACATGTAGCTCCCCCCAACCAGAGGGTTCTTGCTTGGACGCACAGACAGATGCCCAACCCGTTTCAGCTGAGAGTGCAGAATCGGAAACGAAAGAACCACAAACAATCATTGTCAGTGTGTCAAGTGTGCCAGAGGATTCTCCTTCAGCTGAGCCCGAGTTTCTGCCTGACACCTCCCCTCAGAAAAAGCCCAAAGAGAAGCAGAACGCCTCCCCCAAGCCGGAGCAACGACAGCGTCAATTAACGCGGAGGCAGCTTCTGGTCGACGCGTCTTCATCGCCTGAACCGTACGGCAAAAAACTCAGATCATCAAAAACTTCTCCAAGGCGACTATCATTATCTCCTCAGCCCTCAAAGAAAACTAAATCTGCCAATAGGTCCGATCTTCAGACGGACACAACAGACGACCAGCCGCCTTCTAAGAGAGCCAGAGGGACGAGTGTGGCAGAAAGTCCGGCTGCCATCCCTGAAACCGCACAAGCAG CCGATACAGAGTCTAATTCAGTGCCAAAGAAAGGagcgaagaagaaagaaaagagaaagttgGGGATTCTAGAAATGGCTACAAAGGAGTTTGAAGATGGAAGTGAG TCTGAAGAAGATGGAAGTCTAGATCTCCAGAAGCTGACTGAAACGGCCACGGTGCCCCCCACATCAACCGAGCCTCCACCCCCAACCCCAGACACAGCTGCAGATGTTGTTTCCACGCCGGCCAACCCTGAACATGGACCCCGCCCCCAGGAGAACATGCAGGTGGCCGAGGCCTCCTCCAGCACGTCCCTGCCTAAGACAGGCTGTCCTGAACCTGCGGCCAATGGGGCCGTCAATGCAGACTCCAAGGCCCACCTCTTCATATTTGACAGTGAATCTCAGGAGGACTCTCAGTCCATTATTGGTGATAATCCAGTAGCTTTGTCCAAACCACAGTCAACCGTCAACAAAGACGCAACACTTTCACTGACTCAGGTCCAGTTGGAAGAGGACAAGCAGGAAATCAAAGCGCTGATGAACCAGACGAACCAG GATTTAGTCAGTGTGACCAAAGCCCTGTTGAGGACCAGCGGAGACTTCTCTGCTGCTCGGGAGCAGCTTTTGAATCCCTCCTCCGTTTCAGGACCAGTTTGGAATCGCTGTGACGATGGTCTTTTGTTCTCGACTGATCCCGTCGTCCGACAGCAGCTACAAGAGAAATACAGCGAGGAGGACGTGGCTAAAAGAATCGTGTTCTTTGAGGTAGAGAGATGA
- the pparg gene encoding peroxisome proliferator-activated receptor gamma, giving the protein MQTPGTEFNHQSGHNYSVDMVDTQQLLAWPVGFSLNAVELSELDVSSHSLDMKHLSTLDYASISSSSSIQSSLSPPLVSSIYSAGVAYHLSPSHNEEQLTNMDYTNMHSYRTEPDKHNLIKLEPDSPPQYSDNPVFSKLQDDTSPAALNIECRVCGDKASGFHYGVHACEGCKGFFRRTIRLKLVYDHCDLHCRIHKKSRNKCQYCRFQKCLNVGMSHNAIRFGRMPQAEKEKLLAEFSSDVVHMHPEAADLRALARHLYEAYLKYFPLTKVKARAILSGKTGDNVPFVIHDMKSLMEGEQFINCKQIPNQEQQHQSYALTAGHGGIIGAHQESEYSFLGMGMSISGQAPAYALELRFFHSCQSRSAEAVREVTEFAKSIPGFIDLDLNDQVTLLKYGVIEVLIIMMAPLMNKDGTLISYGQIFMTREFLKSLRKPFSQMMEPKFEFSVKFNTLELNDSDMALFLAVIILSGDRPGLLNVKPIEQLQETVLHSLELQLKLNHPDSLQLFAKLLQKMTDLRQIVTDHVHLIQLLKKTEVDMCLHPLLQEIMKDLY; this is encoded by the exons TAGACATGGTGGACACCCAGCAGCTCCTGGCTTGGCCCGTCGGGTTCAGTCTGAACGCCGTGGAGCTGTCGGAGCTGGACGTCAGCTCCCACTCCCTCGACATGAAGCATTTGTCCACATTAGACTacgcctccatctcctcctcctcctccatccagtcctccctgtctcccccgCTTGTATCCTCCATCTACTCGGCCGGTGTGGCCTATCACCTCAGTCCGTCGCACAATGAAGAGCAACTGACCAACATGGactacacaaacatgcacagctACAGAACGGAGCCAGACAAGCACA ATTTGATCAAGCTGGAGCCGGATTCACCTCCACAGTACTCTGACAATCCCGTGTTCTCCAAGCTCCAGGACGATACGTCGCCAGCAGCGCTAAACATTGAGTGccgtgtgtgtggagacaaaGCTTCAGGGTTTCACTATGGCGTCCATGCCTGTGAGGGCTGTAAG GGTTTCTTCAGACGCACAATCAGGTTAAAGTTGGTGTATGACCACTGTGATCTTCACTGTCGCATTCACAAGAAGTCCCGCAACAAATGCCAATACTGTCGCTTCCAGAAGTGCCTCAACGTCGGCATGTCTCACAACG CCATTCGTTTTGGCCGAATGCCCCAGGCGGAAAAGGAGAAACTGCTGGCTGAGTTCTCATCGGACGTGGTGCACATGCACCCGGAGGCAGCAGATCTGAGGGCTCTGGCCCGGCATCTGTATGAGGCCTATCTGAAATACTTCCCCCTCACCAAGGTCAAGGCCAGGGCCATTCTTTCTGGAAAGACTGGAGACAACGTG CCTTTTGTCATCCATGACATGAAGTCACTCATGGAAGGAGAGCAGTTTATTAATTGTAAGCAGATACCCAACCAGGAGCAACAGCATCAGTCATACGCCCTAACAGCAGGACATGGAG GAATCATAGGAGCTCACCAGGAGTCAGAGTATAGCTTTTTGGGAATGGGAATGAGCATCAGCGGACAGGCTCCAGCGTACGCTTTGGAGCTGCGTTTCTTCCACAGCTGTCAATCACGTTCGGCCGAAGCAGTGAGAGAAGTGACGGAGTTCGCCAAGAGTATCCCAGGATTCATCGATCTGGATCTCAATGATCAG GTGACTTTGCTGAAGTACGGTGTGATCGAGGTCCTGATCATCATGATGGCGCCTCTGATGAACAAAGACGGGACCCTGATCTCCTACGGACAGATCTTCATGACGCGGGAGTTCCTCAAGAGTCTCAGGAAACCTTTCAGTCAAATGATGGAACCAAAGTTTGAGTTCTCAGTCAAATTCAACACGCTGGAGCTGAACGACAGCGACATGGCTCTGTTTCTGGCTGTCATCATCCTCAGCGGGG ACCGCCCAGGCCTGCTGAACGTGAAGCCCATCGAGCAGCTTCAGGAGACGGTGCTGCATTCACTCGAGCTGCAGCTGAAGCTCAACCACCCGGACTCTCTGCAACTGTTCGCCAAGCTGCTCCAGAAAATGACCGACCTGCGTCAGATCGTCACCGACCACGTCCACCTCATCCAGCTGCTGAAGAAGACAGAGGTGGACATGTGCTTACACCCGCTACTGCAGGAGATCATGAAGGACTTGTATTAG